The window TTTATACAACTCATTATTGTAGAGATCACATAAGGGGGGTTGTAAAGGTTGATGAAGTTTCCTTTTGAGGATGGTGTGGTCtttgaaaagaagaagaaaaaaaattctcttgTAGGAGAAAGCAATAATGCACAATTTGTTATATTAGAAAGTTGGAAGATTGTACATTGtaatcaattaattaattaagaaaTTAAAAGGCAAAGTGTTTGTTGGAGTTCGTTTTATAGTTTTCATTGGTCCACCAGCCCACATGGGCCGTTTACATAAAGGAAGAACCTTTTTCTTTGTTTAATGCATGTAAATCAACTTTCTTATCATTCTACCTAGTTTGGTTTCTTGATACTTGATAGTAATATTTTGTGGAAATAGCATCCACCGATTACATTTCGGTCTTGTTTTCAAAAACTAATTATTGTCCTAGAGTTTTATATTCCACAGGTAAttcaattaaaaatttaaaactgcGGGATAGTGACTATTTTTTAATTACAGGAATTGAAAAATGAATATTTATGAATCTTTTCCTAATATTCTACTTAATTAATATTTGGGCTTCTTTCTTTTGGTCATTTACCTTGTGATTGTTATCTTTGAAAGCTATGTTTTGAACATACAGATTTTCCTAATATAATACGTGGAGCCAAATTATTAGGCAAACTGCTACAAATTAAAGGGTGATGGATTTACAATGTGATGTGATGATCCCATCCAATAATGTCGAATCAGTCGGTTTGGTTGGTATTGAATTTGCTAattatttctccttctttcttttggtaaTCATAATGAATTAATTTTGAGTTTGACATTTAATCCACAATATATGGAAAAGATTCAAATTCATGTGCAAGTAGGGTAGAGAAGCATCTTGTATCCTTTGCTTGATTaagcaaaaagaaaagaaaaaaaaattaaagattggACTACATAACGTAAAAGGCCATTGTGATTCATGTACTAAAGTACATATCATATAGACTAGGGTAAAATCTTAGCCGCAGATGATGTTTAtatcacataaaaaaaaaatatgggtcTTTTATTAACAAATTTCTTACTTAGTCATGATCAAGTAATATATATTTCTCAATTTAATTTTATTTGCTAATTAaggttaatttttttaatttagcgTAAACATCAAGATTAAATACTTACAAGTTATAATCACAACGCACTTCCTTTTAGTTTAGGATAGTTTTGTTTAGGGTCTGTTTATATGAAGGAAAAAGTAAGTTAATTCCGTGGCAACCGAATACCAAAAACATGTTTCCATTGAAAAGGGAAATGACTTTCTTCGATTATGTTTTTCTCTTATAATCCATTTTAAGTAGTTTCTAAATTTTAGAGAGTATGTATTGGATATTTCTTCTGAAAAATATTCTCTGTCATAACAAACACGCCCTTTAGTGCAATTAATTTTTGTACTTTTGACGTGGAAAATGGGGTAAGGATTGAGCCTTTGAGCTTAGGGAGAAACTAgtagtaccttttttttttcctccggAGCTTTGGGACCTATCACTAAAATAGTATCTTTATTGTATATCCTCCTTCATATTACTTGGAGGATCCCGCCATGAAAATGGGGAGAAAGTGGACAACTAAGACTAGGGATATAGCCTTTGTTAGAAATATTATATTTACGCCAACGATGcattttattatttatatatatatatatatatatatatatatatatatatatatatatatatatagcaacatttctttccttttttgtttgGATGATCGACTTGattaattaataaatgaaattatTCGCCGATAAAATGTAATCTAATAAAATGATGTTTATTTTTTAAGCTATATAAAATTTCTACAAGTAATTTTTTGTGGTTTCAAAATGCTGGCCGGAAATTTTAGTGAAACCGACCAACAAATAATTACTAATCGCATATCAAGATGATTGGATCAGGCTCCACTTCATTTCATTTTTGATTTCACTCCATTTTTTCCAAGTTCTAGCTTAGATTAGGGAAATATCATATGTGTTAAAATTAATAGTTATAatttaattgactaaaacaaAGCTCTAACTATGGTTTAGATAATTAATAACTTGTCCATAAATAAATTTATTAGAACTTTTCTCTCTTCCTATATTTTTCCCACAGTTTTACCCcatcattttttgttttgttttccttaAATCTCAATGTGCTCACGGACTTAATCAATCTCCTGTAGAATTATCTTTAGGAAAAATGGCTCATGGTCCCAATTAATCACTTTTTAAATCGCTCACTAGTAATCAGAACAGACTTGtctttttctttcaattttttttttttaagtattttcTTGCTAAAACAAATTATTATAAGACACAGGGATTtaaggaaaacaaagaaaaaatgcAAATAGAAGTTGTAACTGCAAGGGTTTATATTAAGTACAGGgtaagagaaagaaaagaaaacgaTGGTTAGAGCTTTATTTTAATCAATTAAATCATAATCATTATTTTTAATCTCTGTTATGTGTCCCTAATCTAAGCTAGAACTGGAGAAAAATGGAGAGAATGAAAATGAAGGGGAGGTGGATCCAAGATGATTAATATTGAGGAGGATTAAAGTCTCTAACAACAACCATTATAAGGCCACAACACCTAAAATGCTGATTCAATTTATTCTCTAGTGTGCCTCAAAATGGCACTTCGTTTCATTTTACACAAGGGACGAAGTCTACAAATGTCGTGCCATGGATCCTCTTGATCTGGACCTCTCCTTTGCTACATTTGATGTCAAACCAAATACCCAACACAGCTAATGTAATTAAGTGAAAAATAGCTACTATTGGTTAGAAGCCTAGAAACGATAACTATTTATGTAAGTTATCCTTTACCTGTCAGTGACTCTGTTTCACTTTACACACAGAACATATTGTGGAGGCCAAAATCGGTAGGGGCCTAGCCCATACATAAGATTTGTTCGTAAAAGTTAGATGGAATGACCAGTTTCTGGACGTGGTGCAGTATGAATTTGTAGCCACAATTCGAAAAAGAAATAGGGGAATAGTCACACTTTAATGCGAAAATAAAATTCGGGAAAAATTACTTTACTTAAAACACAGAAGAATTTATAAAAAACACGGAAGAATTTATAAATTTTTGAACCCCATGCAGAGCTCCTTGGTCTTGAATTTATAAGGGAAAAGTATTTAAAACACACTCAAACTATGGCCAAAATTGCCATAACACACCtcaactttgcgggggtcctataacccccctggacttattttttgtgtattatttacGCTTTCAACCGGACAAAGTCACTCAAACGAGTTTGAGTGTATGCACGCACTCATAAAGTTAAAACCAGACAGGTCATTTTCATTATTTTGCTTTCCAAAATTTGAAATCCAAAATTCTATCTCACCTTCCACTCGATTTCTACCATTTTAATCACTCAAATACCATTTTATTCTGCAAATCAGTGTGAATcatagttaaactaagtttaggTGGTAACATCGCGGTTGATTTTGACCCGAAATCATCGATTTATCTTCAAGGTAGTGTCAAGCTTTTAGTGTACTGAAAAAATACCAAGTTAGTCGTGTTCTTTATCAGTATTGTACGCGTGAAGTTTATTTTTTTCTATATTATATAGGATTTGTGACATTGTTGTATGAATTTCTAGGGTTTGTTAAAAAATTATGGGTTTTTCCTAGTTTAAATTGGGGTTATTTGGGGTTAAGAGATGTGTAATCTTATGTTGTGTAGTATTACTGTTGTAAGTGCGTCCAATTTTTTTTCACCCCAAAATGTGATTTTATACACTGTTTGGCCTTGTATTGTCAGAAGTCATAATTGTTGTTATTTGATGTGTGTGTGGGGTTGTGATTTTTGTTGACCATCTATTGTTATTGTATATGTGTGGTACTGATTGTTTGTActattattgttacacctcggaaaaattttccgttggtacgtaagtgaacgaactagtgataagtatgagtgcatgatgtccatgagcaagaaacgacgtttgatgaccttaggcgagatttcgaaggtatccgatgtgagatgagaaagttggctaagttaagatgagatataaggtgagcaatgcatgtgcatggacgtgggtgattaaaatgagaagtctaagaaatatgggaagttgcagaattgcaactgcccagtggtcgtaaagtgctaggactgaccgtaaactggtatagtccgtaaactagcaggtcgtaaactgccatgcagaacttcaactttctgccagtggaggaaatggtaaaatacgactaggtttacggaccgtaaagtgatttatggcccgtaaaccatggtcgtaaatcaccatggttgcagcctAAGCTTCTGatttttgaaaaggttaaagacgaccgcgaTGGACGagccgtaaagtggaatacgtggtcgtaaactcagtttacgaccattgttcacctcagcacagattttgcaagtcattaagtaaagggaccaacacttgttttatttcattacaacattacaccacttctctctaaaacctttctctacatttattatacaagttttcaaggatatttgaggatcaacaacataaaacgatgtgaatcaagagtaagaacatcatcaaagatcatctaggtcaagaaatccaaatggagaaaaactagggttttgctcaaagtggagtattatcaaccaaagcttgttcctacaacttctaaggtaagattcatgatttttatatgatgtttaaggtattgaagagttgaaatacatggattgtagaaaatatggtcaagtaggtcatgaatgatgaatagtgacattttgaggaatagtttgaattgaatcatgaatgttgttgtgttgtgatatgaatgtattataaatggtactaagatcatgaactagacactttagacgaatggacgaagttggatgttatgaccataaatatgggtgaattagaggcaaattaaggaatctagataatgtggataatgtgaatgactaatggccattgttatgatattaatgaaggtatagacgctagcattggaaggaaacgtgcaagtgtagaatagtccgacgaaaaggtatgtaaggctaacccttctttcataaggcatggttccttagccaaactcttaaatcctctatatgagtatgttgtattcaaatgattgacattccgagctcataagctcacgatcctcgatatgtactacgattgtactacgcaccccatatgacgagtaagcataagatatagatgtagcgaaaatgatgatgatagtgatgatgatgataataataatgatgctaaaggtgcctacgggctattatacttatatgtgcctatgaagggctataatgacaccccgagcttataacgctgggtaggatatatgtatatgaatatgtataaagtatgtatacgattacgaaacgcgcgcacacctctgcagatggtacgaataaccctgaagccttggtagggccaggtatgagtaaccttgagccttggttggccaagtatgtatgaaacaccgatcctatgaggtcgggtatgctatgtaaatgctatgtatatgaaatgactatgtatataataagaatatgaatgtgataagactatgtataagaatacgaataaggacatatatacgaatatgagcacaagtatggtacgagtactattatggaatagggatgatgacgtaggtgtacaaatacgtatgaaaaatggaaagtcctacgaaaggcaggtaagtgctatgacgatgatattattgtctcccctcctatgctatttcatatgttgttcattatgcttatatatatcgatgttgatcatgctttacatactcagtacattcttcgtactgacgtccttttgtttgtggacgctgcgtcatgcccgcaggtgcacatggagacaaacttgatccatagctgcttattcagagattgcatagcagagctccatttctttcggagccgtagcttttgggtacttattcttttgtgtatataattatgggcatagcggggtcctgtcccgctcatgtgatatgttatactcttagaggctcgtagtcacgtgtatatggttagatatgtccggccttgtcggcctatattttgtatgtcattttgttggcctcgtcggcccatgtacattgttgtggcacagatgcctatgatgattaaagatgttgtcgtccaatgggactagtatgattgatgcttagagatgtatgattaatgatgtggctcacctagatgcaagcataagtgtaagctaaggggtgcccgggtgggctagcaccgggtgctcgtcgctgcccccttgtcgggtcgtgacaattattgaATTGTAATTTCAGGTATGAGTGGGTTTGTATTAGTAAcattgagatggtatcatggtggGGTTTTGGATGTCAGTAGTGGGCAACCAAAGCATAAGGGTGGACAAATAACAGAGTTTTTGGATATTGAAGTGGATAAGATGTCCTTTTTTGAACTAAgggattatattaaagaactaGGGTATACTACAAGTTGTTCATTTTGTGTTAGGAGACCTAATAGTGACAGTGTTGTAGAAATCCAAACTgatagggacattttggaaattTCACAAAGTTTTGAAAATGGGGATAATATTGAAATCTATGTCTATCACATGGTTGATAATTTAGATAATGTAGATGGTCCCATTGCTTTTTTGGAATACACTAGCCCCAATGAGGAATCTTTGGCTGCTTTTAATGAAGAAAGGGATGGGGGTATCCAAGAAGGGGATGGGTTTGCTTTTAATAAAGAACCAGCAGCTACTGAAACTGCAGCACCTGCTGAACCAGTAGTTGCTGAAACTGCTGCTTCTGAAGACCCATTAAGTAGTGAATTTCCTATTCTTGAATCTGACCAGTCCATTGATGATAGTTCTGAGTCTGACTAAGCTGAACTATTTAATGAACATGATGCTGAACATGAAAGTGATGATGTTTATCAAGAGTGCATAAATTTGAGGGCTGAAAGGAGGTCATATTAGaggaggaaaagaagagaaaggatACGAAATGACCCTAGAGAAATTCCTGTTGGTGAAGTTGGTCCAGATCTGGGCTTTGATGAAACTGCTACTCCTGATACAAGCTTGAAAGGTAAGGTTGCTGGGGATGAGCCAGTGTATATCAGTTCTGATGCGTATAGTGTTGAATCATATACAGATGATGAGTCAGGGTCTAGGAGGGCTAGGAGAAGAATAATTTTTGACAAAACTGTTGAAAAAGTGATGTGGGAGTTGGGGATGGTTTTTGAGGATGTAAATGAGTTTAGGGATGCTGTTACAAAATATGCACTTCAAAGGGGTGTGCAGTTAGAGAAATTTGTCAATGAACCCAAAAAGGTTAGGGTGAGGTGTAGGGATAGATGCCCATGGCTGCTATATGCAAGTCTTGACAAGAAGACTAATGATTTCATGATCAAAACCTACAATCCTAAACATAGGTGTGTCAAGACTACTGGAAATTACATGTGCAATGCTAAGTTTTTGTCTAAGCATTACAAGAATAGAATTACAGAACAGCCAAACATTAGGATTATCAAGTTTCAGCAGTTGATTAGGGAAGAACTTAACATACATGTTGGAAAAACCACTGCCAGGAGAGCTAGAGCTAAAGTACTCCAAGAAATCATGGGTGATCATGTGTTAGAGTTTGGAAAAATATTTGACTAtagggatgaaatgttgaggactaaTCCTGGGAGTACTTGTGTTGTTAAGGTTGATGACTCTGGTGAAAGTGGTAGGTTGGTATTTGGAATTTTTTTAATCTTTGCTTTGATGCTTTGAAAAAATGCTTTTTAGGTGGCTGTAGGAAATGTAttggtttggatggttgtttcttaAAGGGAATAACCAAAGGACAGCTATTGGCTGCTGTTGCTAAAGATGCTAATAATCAAATGTTTCCTATTGCTTGGGCTATAGTGGAATATGAGAATAAGAACACTTGGACATGGTTTTTGAAATTGTTGATAGCTGATTTTGGAATGGGAGATGGCAGCAACTACACAGTGATATCAGACATGCAAAAGGTATGacaatcactttttttttcttcatttagtTTCTGTCCATTCATATATAATTGTTTCTTAAAATTGTAGGGGCTTCAATCAGCTATGAAAGAATTGTTACCACTGGTGGAGCACAGGATGTGTGCAAGACACATCCTAGCCAACTGGGCAAAAGGATGGAGAGGTCTTCAACAAAGGAACCAATTCTGGAAGTGTGCAAAAAACACCTTTGAATGAGAGATGAAGATAAATCTGGACAAAATGAAACAGCTTGGTACTGCCAAGGATGGTAAGGATATTGTTACAGATTTACTGTACTACCCACCTGAAACTTGGTGTAAACTGTACTTTAGAAGTGACATTAAGTGTGATAGTATGGACAATAATATGTCTAAGAGCTTCAATGCCTGGATTTTAGGACCAAGGCATAAAACCATTATCACTATGCTTGAAGAGATTAGAGTGAAGGTAATGACTAGAATAGGTCAGTTGAGTCAATTTCCAAAAACATGGTTAACCAATATATCTCCAATGACACTGAGGGTACTAGAAATCAACATAAAGAAGTCAATGGAATGTAATATTGATTTCAATGGTAAGAGAGGGTTTGAAATTAGTGATGGGCCATATCAACATACTGTTGATTTGAGAAATAGAACTTGCAGTTGCAGGGCTCGGATGCTCAAGGGAATACCATGTCAACATGCCCTTGCTTCCATATTAAATAAGAAGTATGAACCCATTGAGtttgttgatagctgctacaGTAAGGAGACCTACTTGAGGACTTATTGTCATTTTCTTCAACCAGTCACTAATATGAAAATGTGGCCTGAGTCCAATAACCCCTATGTTGCACCACCAGTTGTAAAACCTATGCCAGGCAGACCAAAGAAGGCCAGGAGAAGAGAAGCCACTGAGTCAAAAAGATACGGTAAGTTGTCAAGAAAAGGAGTTGACATGACTTGCAGCATTTGTCATGGTAAAAACCATAATAAAAGAGGCTGTCCTTTGAAGGTATGAGCTTTTAAAGTAAACTCTATTTTTTATACTCTTTGTAGTAATGGTTTTGATTTGACACTACTGTTTTTGGTAGGATTCTGGTAGAACAAGCTATTGTAATGGACCAGATATTGTTGCAGCATCTCAGCCAAGCTTTGCTGAATCAAGTGCTGCACCTGCAAGAGCTAGGGGAAGGCTAAGAAAGACAACTCCAATTTCTGAAGCACCAGCAAAAGATTGGGGAAGGCCAAGGAAAAATCCATTAACCTCTGATGCACCAGCAAGAGCAAGTGCAAGGCCAAAGAGTACTTCTGAAGCACCACCAACAACAAGTGCAAGGCCAAGGAGTACTTTTGAAGCACCACCACCAACAAGTGAAAGGCCTAGAAGTACTTCTCAAGCACCAACAAGAGGTATGGGAACAAGGAGGACAACCATTATTGCTAAATAGTTTGAAAATGCAACAAGTTATGTTGCACCTATTGCAGCCAATGCACCTGTCCAACCTGTCCAACCTGTTGCTTCTCAGTCTAATGTGAGTAGGGGAAGACCAAGAAAAACCTCTCAAGCTTCTAGTGCTGCACCTGTTGAAGTCAATGCACCTGATCAACCTGCTGCTTCTCAATCTAATGTGAGGAGGGGAAGACTAAGAAAAACCTCTCAAGCTTCTAGTGTAACAGCTGTTGACAATAAAAGAAGAAGAACTGCCCCTTACAAAAGGCCTAGGACTGTTGGAATAGGTATATTTGTCGCAGAAAATGGATTTACAACATACAATGTAAGAGCTGAAATATTTGTTGGAATGGGTATATTTGTTGCAAGTGAGTTTACTAACTATAAACAATTATTTTGCTTTGTCTACAACATAGCTTGCCAAGTAGTAGGATAATTGATGCTGCTCCAAGAAAGCATATAAGGTCAGCTGATGTTACTGGGGACCTTGGTCACAAAACAAGGGCTGGAGTGAGGTGGAAGGGCAAAACAACAATGATATCAAGCCAGCTTGAAGAGATGAGggtaaagaaaaggaaaaaagtgaCAGCAACCCAGAACTCGCAGACAAAAGATCCATGGAAGTAGTGTTAATATATTGGTAGTTGGTAGGACAAGTTAATGCAGTTGGTAGTTTTTGCAGTTCATAAACAAACTAAAGTAGCTATGGTTTAGATGCTTGTTTTGTGACACTATGCTACTGCACTTGAATGTTGCATCATCATGAATGTGATGCACTACTGTTGTACAAACTTATATTGGTGCAATTGTTTATATATACCAAGGTCTGTTTCTATTAGTAAGTTCTGTCTCTTTCAGCAGTTAATTGGTGCACATGTTTAATGTCCAGAATGTCTGTTTCTTTTTGAAATTGTTGGTGCACATTTTTAATGTCCAGAATGTGCAACCTATGTTGGTGCAGCTGTTTCTTTTTTAAAGTGCAGTTTATGGACCAAGTGAAATCTGGTCAGGCATTTGAACTACATTAATGTTGCTCACCAAATCTGGTCAAGCATTTTGAACGAAATTAATGTTGCTCACTAAATGTGGTCAAACTTTTGACCGGATTTAAAGGTGGTCAACAACAACTAAGGTGGTTGCGGGTTAAGTAGTGGGGAATTTATTGCAAAACACATTATAAATATAGGCTTTCACTCACACTCTAATACTATGAAATAGCATTCTACGCAGCCTCTAACATGAGCCTTAATTCGAAAATGGTAGCTTATTTTGAGAAAAAATTGACCAAGTCATACGTCAAAAAGGATGATTTCGTAAGTGTTCATCTAATTTATTTGTTATTTTCAATTGTTATTTTAGTTTTAGTAATCACATGTTTTTTCCGCAGATCCTTCCAAGTAGCATTCTTGAATTTCTCCCAGACGATGACCGTGAAGCTGTTGTAATTTCTGAAAGAGGTGCGTACAAAATGAAATACAAACTTTGTGCTCATACGCGGCTCTATCAAGGATGGAAAGAATTTATAGATGCTAACGGATTCAGGACAGGGGATGTATTGTGTTTCAATGCCTGTGACGCTGCTAGGGACCGGATACACTTCCTTGTTGAAAAAAAACAGGAGATCATAGAAATAGATTAGACTGGTCTCCGTGTTTTCAATTTAAGCAAGGTTTATGTTGGAGCACATGTAACACATTTGCTTTCTAAATTAAAGGGATTTCATTCATCAATTTCGAACTTACATaaaacacaaaacaaaagaaaactagaaAGGATTTCCTAACATACATTAACCACAAGacaaaagaaaagggaaaagtaGTTCCTAACTAACATTAACCACAACACAAAAGACATTTTTCCAAGCACTTCTTACCTAACATCAAGCACAAAGCTAAACCATTCAACTTCAAAAATACAAGAAACACTAAGGCAATTGGTCATGACAAGTTGAAGCATTTCCTCGCATTAACCAACTGATCCAACTAGCAAAACAAAACAATATACAAAATGTGAAAATCAAATTAGAGCTAAAGTTGTTGATCCCCTTCTTTTTCGATTTTATCTCTTTTGCATTTTCAATT is drawn from Lycium barbarum isolate Lr01 chromosome 8, ASM1917538v2, whole genome shotgun sequence and contains these coding sequences:
- the LOC132608224 gene encoding uncharacterized protein LOC132608224; this encodes MSGFVLVTLRWYHGGVLDVSSGQPKHKGGQITEFLDIEVDKMSFFELRDYIKELGYTTSCSFCVRRPNSDSVVEIQTDRDILEISQSFENGDNIEIYVYHMVDNLDNVDGPIAFLEYTSPNEESLAAFNEERDGGIQEGDGFAFNKEPAATETAAPAEPVVAETAASEDPLSSEFPILESDQSIDDSSEKRRERIRNDPREIPVGEVGPDLGFDETATPDTSLKGKVAGDEPVYISSDAYSVESYTDDESGSRRARRRIIFDKTVEKVMWELGMVFEDVNEFRDAVTKYALQRGVQLEKFVNEPKKVRVRCRDRCPWLLYASLDKKTNDFMIKTYNPKHRCVKTTGNYMCNAKFLSKHYKNRITEQPNIRIIKFQQLIREELNIHVGKTTARRARAKVGIWNFFNLCFDALKKCFLGGCRKCIGLDGCFLKGITKGQLLAAVAKDANNQMFPIAWAIVEYENKNTWTWFLKLLIADFGMGDGSNYTVISDMQKGLQSAMKELLPLVEHRMCARHILANWAKGWRGLQQRNQFWKCAKNTFE
- the LOC132605354 gene encoding uncharacterized protein LOC132605354, yielding MTCSICHGKNHNKRGCPLKDSGRTSYCNGPDIVAASQPSFAESSAAPARARGRLRKTTPISEAPAKDWGRPRKNPLTSDAPARASARPKSTSEAPPTTSARPRSTFEAPPPTSERPRSTSQAPTRGMGTRRTTIIAK